The stretch of DNA CAGGTCCTGAGCAGCCCCGCCCAACATGGACCCAGACCCCCAGGCGGGCGTGCAGGTGGGCATGCGGGTGGTGCGCGGCGTGGACTGGAAGTGGGGCCAGCAGGACGGCGGCGAGGGCGGCGTGGGCACGGTGGTGGAGCTTGGCCGCCACGGCAGCCCCTCGACACCCGACCGCACGGTGGTTGTGCAGTGGGACCAGGGCACACGCACCAACTACCGCGCCGGCTACCAGGGCGCGCACGACCTGCTGCTCTACGACAACGCCCAGATCGGTGCGCCAAGGGCAGGCGGGACGGGCAGGACCCGGGGGCGGGAACGCCCCTctgaccccaccccacccctaggCGTCCGGCACCCCAACATCATCTGTGACTGCTGCAAGAAGCACGGGCTGCGGGGGATGCGCTGGAAGTGCCGCGTGTGCCTGGACTACGACCTCTGCACGCAGTGCTACATGCACAACAAGCACGAGCTTGCCCACGCCTTCGACCGCTACGAGACGGCCCACTCACGCCCGTGAGTCCCGGGCCGCACCAGCTTCTGTGCGGCGGACCCCCAGGCCTTGCCATGGGGGCCTCGGCCTTCGGGGAGGGCTCCTAACCACTCCCAGGGAGATGGAGCAAGCCTCTCCAGGGCAATGGCCTTAAGCAGTGTTGCCGTGGGCGGGGCACAGCAGGTGGCCTCTGGGTGGCTCTACAGGCAGCAGTGGCCATCAGGCAGCCAGCATCCCCCAGGGAGGCATGAGACCTCCGGGAGGACTGTCCATACCTGGAGCCAGCCCCTGGGCTGCCGTGGAGGCTGCTGCGCTCTGGTCCGAGGGCATCAGCTGGGGGAGAATCTAGCCTGCTTGGGGCAAAGGCAGCCAGAGATGCCACTGCGTCTCCTGCATTGTCACCCTTGTCTCTGGCCCTCCCTGCATGTGGAGGGAGGTGTGGTCGACTGGGGAGTGCTGTTGGCCAGGCCTGCTTTCCTCATTCCTCCCTTACCACATGCTGAGCCCACCTCTGGACCTGGCTGTGCCCCAGCTCACTGGGAGGCAGCAGGCATAAAGCGACCGCACCCAGAGGTCTTGCCAAGGGTGGGCCCGGGTGCCTTCCCAGCCTGGCATCAGGGAAGTCCCTGGAGGAACGTGGTCCACAGGTTCGCTCCAGGCCCCTGAGCCCAGGGGCATTTCCTCGCAGTGTGTGGAGGGTGCTGACCTGCTGGGCCGGCCATTCCCAGGCTCTCCCGAGTGGCTCAGGATGGGAAGAGACGGCAGTTTTCTTCCGAGAGCTTTATTTGTGAACCCTCTTGCAGTGTCACGCTGAGTCCCCGCCAGGGCCTCCTGAGGATCCCACTAAGGGGCATCTTCCAGGGAGCAAAGGTGGTGCGAGGCCCCGACTGGGAGTGGGGCTCACAGGATGGTGAGTGGAGGCAGAGGGGCAgaggggcagagggcagggcctggctgTGGCTGGCTCATGGCTCAGCCTCAAGGCACAGCCTTAGCCTGCTGGTGGGGACTCTTTCcccaggaggggaagggaaacCAGGCCGTGTGGTGGACATCCGTGGCTGGGATGTGGAGACAGGCCGGAGTGTGGCCAGCGTGACGTGGGCTGATGGTACCACGAACGTGTACCGTGTGGGCCACAAGGGCAAGGTGGACCTCAAGTGTGTGGGCGAGGCAGCGGGCGGCTTCTACTACAAGGACCACCTCCCAAGGCTTGGTATGAGGCTGTCCTACTGACCCCATCAGCCCTCCTACTCTGGCTGAAGTCCCAGAGGGGAGGGACTGCTGCCTGAGGCCTGCCACCCTCCCCCAGGCAAGCCGGCCGAGCTGCAGCGCAGGGTGAGTGCTGACGGTCAGCCCTTCCAGCACGGGGACAAGGTCAAATGTCTACTGGACACTGACGTCCTGCGGGAGATGCAGGAAGGTCACGGCGGCTGGAACCCCAGGATGGCGGAGGTGAGCCGCCCCACCATGGAGCCCTGTGTGCCCTGCCCTCCCAGCCCTGCAGAcccccagccccttcctcccCAAGCGTCCAGCCCGACCCAGCCACAGCTCCATGACCCGCCACAGTTTATCGGACAGACGGGCACCGTGCATCGCATCACGGACCGCGGGGACGTGCGCGTGCAGTTCAACCACGAGACACGCTGGACCTTCCACCCCGGGGCGCTCACCAAGGTGCCTGGGGGGCTGGGCTGCACCCCATCTGTTTGCTTCTGTAACCCCTTCCATGTATCCACTCGGCCTCGGGGGGTCAGGCAGGACTAGGGTGCCAGCTGTACCCACGAGTCCCCAGCCCTGAAGGAAGGGTAGGGACTGGTGGGTGGGGTCAAGGAGAAGAGGGGGTTGGATGTGAAGGAACCCAGAGGAGGGTATGTCTCTGGGAGCTGGCGTGGCTGGTATGGGCAGGTTAGGGCCTCTCTCGGTTCCAGGACACCAGGAAGGCAGGACAGCTTCGTGGGCGGGAGGGAGGCAGCTGGGCTAAGATGCTCCTGGTTAGTGCTGTATGGGGGCCGATGGGGGTGGCTGGTTAGGACTGGGAGGTGCACGTTTGGCCTAGGGTGGCGGTCCCTACCACCCTAGTGGTATGGGAGGTAGTGAGGGCTGCCTGGGAAGCAGGATGGCAGGGAAGGGGCGGGAGGCGGTGGCGGTGGCAGCTTGGATGGCCCTGGGAGGGGCAGGTCCAGGGCAAAGCGTCAGAGCTCAAATCTGGATCTGGGGTCCTGGATACCAGGCACCTGTGAGGACGCGCCAAGGGGAGTCATGAGATGGGCTTGTAGAGTGAGTTCCCTGCATAGGAGGGCTCAGGTGGGACAGAGTGGGCCCGCCCTGCACCCCAATGTCCTGGGGCCCCACCCCCACACTGGCTCATGGGGCCCTGGCCATGCTGCCTGCTGCCGGTCAGCGTACAGCTCCCCACGGCcggccacctcggcctcacacATGCCCAGCGCTGGCTTCTATCTGCCTGGACACTCCTCCCACGGCTCTGGGGCTGGGGACACCCAGGGCTGCCTCGGACACCTGGGGCTCTCGTCCAGCCAGAGCCTCTGGCAGTGCTTGGGGCCGGGGCCGGGTCAGGCCTGCCTGTCTTGTGGAGCTCAGCGGGTTCCCTCCTGTGCTCCATGAGCCTGGGCAGCCACACACAGCTGGGGGGCCCCTCACGCCCCTCTCTGTCGCTCAGCACCACTCCTTCTGGGTGGGCGATGTGGTCCGGGTCATCGGCGACCTTGACACGGTGAAGCggctgcaggctgggcatggcgaGTGGACGGACGACATGGCCCCTGTGAGTCCCCTTGCCGCCCCCACTGCTAGGGCCGCTGCCCCCTACACCTGCAGCCTGCTGtgaccccctcccctccccgcaggCCCTGGGCCGCGTCGGGAAAGTGGTGAAAGTGTTTGGAGACGGGAACCTGCGTGTAGCAGTCGCTGGTCAGCGGTGGACCTTCAGCCCCTCCTGCCTGGTGGCCTACCGGCCCGAGGAGGATGCCAACCTGGACATGGCTGAGCGCGCCCGGGAGAACAAAAGTGCAGCACAGCTCAGGCGGCCGTGGGCGGTGGGGCTGCCCCTGGCCACTGCTAACCTCAGCCCTGCCCCCCCAGGCTCTCTGAGCGTGGCCCTGGACAAGCTTCGGGCCCAGAAGAGTGACCCGGAGCACCCGGGAAGGCTGGTGGTGGAGGTGGCGCTGGGTAACGCGGCCCGGGCTCTGGACCTGCTGCGGAGGCGTCCAGAGCAGGCGAGCTCCTGCCCCCGTCCTCCCACACCGGCCAGTCTGAGGGTGAGGGGCAGAAAGCCAGGGACTCACCTGCTGGCTCTCCTGGCAGGTGGACATCAAGAACCAAGGCAGGACCGCTCTGCAAGTGGCTGCCTACCTGGGTCAGGTGGAGTTGGTACGGCTGCTGCTACAAGCCAGGGCGGGCGTGGACCTGCCAGACGATGAGGGCAACACAGCGCTGCACTACGCGGCCCTGGGGTGAGGTCTGGGAGGGGCCCGGGAGGGGTCTGGCAGGGCTGAGCCTGTGTGTCCAGCCAGTGGGCACGGCGCCCTCCCTCTCCCACATCCTCTCCCGTCAGGAACCAGCCTGAGGTCGCCAGGGTGCTCCTGAATGCTGGGTGCCGGGCAGATGCCATCAACAGCACCCAGAGTACAGCACTGCACGTGGCCGTGCAGAGGGGCTTCCTGGAGGTGGTGCGGGCCCTGTGTGAGCATGGCTGTGACGTCAACCTGCCTGTGAGTTCTGCTTCCACCTGGCTTGGGTGCCGCCTGCCCGTGAGCGCTGCTCCCTGGGTGCCGCCTGCCCGTGAGCGCTGCTCCCTGGGTACCCCCTGCCCATGAGTGCTGCTCCCTGGATGCCCTGGCTCTTGACCTAAGCAGAAGTCACCCCCAAGTGACCACTGACTCTGCCCCAGCAGGATGCCCACTCGGACACGCCCCTGCACTCCGCCATCTCAGCGGGCACTGGCGCCAGTGGCATCGTCGAGGTCCTCACGGAGGTGCCAAACATCGATGTCACCGCCACCAACAGCCAGGGTTTCACCTTGCTGCACCATGCCTCCCTCAAAGGCCACGCGCTGTGAGTGTGGAGTGGGCACACAGCTGCAGCCAGcctcttgctgtgctgcccagggaCAGTCCCAGGTCCCAGACcaacctccctcctcccacagagCTGTGAGAAAGATTCTGGCTCGGGCAAGGCAGCTGGTGGACGCTAAGAAGGAGGACGGCTTCACGGCACTCCACCTGGCCGCCCTCAACAACCACCGCGAGGTGGCCCAGATCCTCATCCGGGAGGTGAGGGCGCGGCCCAGGCCTGCCCAAGGACCACGGAGCGGGAGGCCCACTGGGGTCCCTGGTCTGagcccctgcccacccctccccaggGCCGCTGTGACGTGAATGTGCGCAACCGGAAGCTGCAGTCCCCGCTGCATCTAGCCGTGCAGCAGGCCCACGTGGGGCTGGTGCCACTGCTGGTGGACGCTGGGTGCAGTGTCAACGCCGAGGACGAGGAGGGGGACACGGCCCTGCACGTGGCGCTGCAGCGTCATCAGCTGCTGCCCCTGGTGGCTGATGGGGCCGGGGGGGACCCAGGGCCCTTGCAGCTGATGTCCAGGGTGAGGAAGTGTCCAGTGATGGCCCCGGGAGCCAGGCGTTCTGGGGGTGGAGCAGACGGAACCAAGTTCTATGTGATCCTTCAGCCTGCACCCCTAGGCAGCCTGGGAGAGGGGTGGTGcccatggggtggggagaggtggggcTTAGGGTCTCAGAGTTCACCCAGCAGGGTGCCCCTCCTGCCTGTCCCACCTGGGTTCCGGAAGAGGTGCCCCTGCCTTCTATTTTAGACCTGGGGCGCCGGCTGCTGGGGCTGCCGGGTGCCAGGACACGCCTCCTTCGGGCCTGCCCCGGCGCCCGCCCTCACCGGCGTCTGTCCTGCCGCCCAGCTACAGGCCTCGGGCCTCCCCGGCAGCGCGGAGCTGACGGTGGGCGCGGCGGTCGCCTGCTTCCTGGCGCTGGAGGGCGCCGACGTGAGCTACACCAACCACCGCGGCCGGAGCCCGCTGGACCTGGCCGCCGAGGGCCGCGTGCTCAAGGCCCTTCAGGGCTGCGCCCAGCGCTTCCGGTGAGCCCGCGGGCGGCGGGGAGGGGGTCCTGCGGCCTCCAGGCCCCTCTCAAGCCGCCTCCTCCCCCTGCAGGGAGCGGCAGGCGGGCGGGGGCgcggccccaggccccaggcacGCGCTCGGGACCCCCAACACCGTGACGAACCTGCACGTGGGCGCCGCGCCGGGGCCCGAGGCCGCTGAGTGCCTGGTGTGCTCCGACCTGGCGCTGCTGGTGCTGTTCTCGCCGTGCCAGCACCGCACTGTGTGCGAGGGTGAGTGGGGGGCCCCGGGGGGTGCGCCCGGGTAGTCCGGCCCCAGCCAACCGCGCTCCTCTCTGCAGAGTGCGCGCGCAGGATGAAGAAGTGCATCAGGTGCCAGGTGGCCGTCAGCAAGAAGCTACGCGCAGGTGGGTGAGGCTCGGCGCCCCCGACACGCCTCCTGCTCAGCTGGTGGCCCGCGGGTCCCcgtcccccacccccgcccctccCACACTTCCGCCCATGGCCCTTCCCCGGGTCGCGCCCCGCCCTCCCAAGGCTCACACCCTGGCCCCAGCCCCGCCAGAGGTCACGGCCTGCTGCAGACCACACCCTCCTCTCCAGGTCACACCCTAGTCCCGCTGGATTTCACGGTCCCTTTCAGGTCACACTCCCTCCATAGCCCCAGCCCAGATCGCAGCCCACCCAGAGCACCGCCTCCCCATCACACCCCGCCCCAGGTCACACCCCCCCCCACCTGCGGCCCTGACTCCAGTCCCCACACCACCTTAAGCCTGATCTCCACGGTTCACATCCTGCCCGCAGCCgggccccagctctgcctccaagTCACACCCACTCCACCAACTCCCCTTCCAGGTCACAACCCGCCCCCAGCCTCGCCCCCGCCCCGTGGCCCGCCTGCAGCTCCCCGCTCCCCCATTcccccactcggcctcccagCTCACACCCGTCCCTCACCCCGCAGACGGCTCTGAGGTGGCGagcgccgcccccgcccccggcccgccGCGCCAGCTGGTGGAGGAGCTGCAGAGCCGCTACCGGCAGATGGAGGAACGTATCACCTGCCCCATCTGCATCGACAGCCACATCCGCCTCGTGTTCCAGTGCGGCCACGGCGCATGCGCCCCCTGCGGCTCCGCGCTCAGCGCCTGCCCGATCTGCCGCCAGCCCATCCGCGACCGCATCCAGATCTTCGTGTGAGCCGCGCCGCCCGCCACGCCCGAGCTGCCTTCGCGAGCCCCCGCCCTGTGTTTTATAAAAAGATTCTCGGACGTTGCCTCCGCTGTCTGCCTGGGGGACCGGGCGCCTCTGGGGTCCGCCCCTCGGGACAAGCCGGCGAGCCTGGGGGACCCCTCCTTCCCTGGGGTGCGCCCCGCCCGCCCCAGGCTCTTGCGTCTAGACTCCCGCCCAGACTGCGGCCTCCGGGCCGGGACACCCTCCCGGCGTGAGCACGGCCGCCTCCCGCCACGCAGGCCCGGGTCCGACGGGGCGGGGGCGCCTGTGTTCGCCCCCGGGCCCCCCTCGCTCCTCCGTCCTAGGGGCGGCCGTGGGGGCTCGCGCTCTGACCCAAGGGGCCCGACGCTCCCCAGGGCTGTGGGGTCCCGTCCCAGCAGGGAGTTGGGGGGCGTGCAAGGCAGGGTCTGGGACCTGGGGAAGGGACCGGGCGCACGCAGGTGGGGGAGGTGTCGAAGCAAATAGGCGGGCGGGTCCAGCGGCTCGCGCTTTCCAAGAACCGCCCGCGGCCGCCGCCAGCTGCTTGGCGCTGACCCCGTTGGCCGGGCTGCCGTCACCCTGGGCCCGAGGCCGGCGCGGAAAACGGGGAGGGACGGGACACAGGCCGGTCTGGCTCGAATCTCCTGCTCCTCTGCCCaatcccccacccccgccccacagGACGCCGGTGCTGGGTCTCGGTCCCAGCCGCGAGCTGGACGCAGGCCGCCCCGTCGGGCCTTTGGGCCTCCGAGCTCCCCGCCCCTGCCCCCAATCAGGACCGGTCCAGACCTCTCTGCCCGGCGCCTGGCTCCGCTTCCCGTTCCCCCTCCCGTTTCCCTCTCGCCTTTGCTGGGGCCTAGCCGGGGATTCAGGAGCCACACACCCTCCACCGCCCGCGTCG from Rhinopithecus roxellana isolate Shanxi Qingling chromosome 12, ASM756505v1, whole genome shotgun sequence encodes:
- the MIB2 gene encoding E3 ubiquitin-protein ligase MIB2 isoform X5, which encodes MDPDPQAGVQVGMRVVRGVDWKWGQQDGGEGGVGTVVELGRHGSPSTPDRTVVVQWDQGTRTNYRAGYQGAHDLLLYDNAQIGVRHPNIICDCCKKHGLRGMRWKCRVCLDYDLCTQCYMHNKHELAHAFDRYETAHSRPVTLSPRQGLLRIPLRGIFQGAKVVRGPDWEWGSQDGGEGKPGRVVDIRGWDVETGRSVASVTWADGTTNVYRVGHKGKVDLKCVGEAAGGFYYKDHLPRLGKPAELQRRVSADGQPFQHGDKVKCLLDTDVLREMQEGHGGWNPRMAEFIGQTGTVHRITDRGDVRVQFNHETRWTFHPGALTKALGRVGKVVKVFGDGNLRVAVAGQRWTFSPSCLVAYRPEEDANLDMAERARENKSSLSVALDKLRAQKSDPEHPGRLVVEVALGNAARALDLLRRRPEQVDIKNQGRTALQVAAYLGQVELVRLLLQARAGVDLPDDEGNTALHYAALGNQPEVARVLLNAGCRADAINSTQSTALHVAVQRGFLEVVRALCEHGCDVNLPDAHSDTPLHSAISAGTGASGIVEVLTEVPNIDVTATNSQGFTLLHHASLKGHALAVRKILARARQLVDAKKEDGFTALHLAALNNHREVAQILIREGRCDVNVRNRKLQSPLHLAVQQAHVGLVPLLVDAGCSVNAEDEEGDTALHVALQRHQLLPLVADGAGGDPGPLQLMSRLQASGLPGSAELTVGAAVACFLALEGADVSYTNHRGRSPLDLAAEGRVLKALQGCAQRFRERQAGGGAAPGPRHALGTPNTVTNLHVGAAPGPEAAECLVCSDLALLVLFSPCQHRTVCEECARRMKKCIRCQVAVSKKLRADGSEVASAAPAPGPPRQLVEELQSRYRQMEERITCPICIDSHIRLVFQCGHGACAPCGSALSACPICRQPIRDRIQIFV
- the MIB2 gene encoding E3 ubiquitin-protein ligase MIB2 isoform X1, which produces MDPDPQAGVQVGMRVVRGVDWKWGQQDGGEGGVGTVVELGRHGSPSTPDRTVVVQWDQGTRTNYRAGYQGAHDLLLYDNAQIGVRHPNIICDCCKKHGLRGMRWKCRVCLDYDLCTQCYMHNKHELAHAFDRYETAHSRPVTLSPRQGLLRIPLRGIFQGAKVVRGPDWEWGSQDGGEGKPGRVVDIRGWDVETGRSVASVTWADGTTNVYRVGHKGKVDLKCVGEAAGGFYYKDHLPRLGKPAELQRRVSADGQPFQHGDKVKCLLDTDVLREMQEGHGGWNPRMAETGTVHRITDRGDVRVQFNHETRWTFHPGALTKHHSFWVGDVVRVIGDLDTVKRLQAGHGEWTDDMAPALGRVGKVVKVFGDGNLRVAVAGQRWTFSPSCLVAYRPEEDANLDMAERARENKSAAQLRRPWAVGLPLATANLSPAPPGSLSVALDKLRAQKSDPEHPGRLVVEVALGNAARALDLLRRRPEQVDIKNQGRTALQVAAYLGQVELVRLLLQARAGVDLPDDEGNTALHYAALGNQPEVARVLLNAGCRADAINSTQSTALHVAVQRGFLEVVRALCEHGCDVNLPDAHSDTPLHSAISAGTGASGIVEVLTEVPNIDVTATNSQGFTLLHHASLKGHALAVRKILARARQLVDAKKEDGFTALHLAALNNHREVAQILIREGRCDVNVRNRKLQSPLHLAVQQAHVGLVPLLVDAGCSVNAEDEEGDTALHVALQRHQLLPLVADGAGGDPGPLQLMSRLQASGLPGSAELTVGAAVACFLALEGADVSYTNHRGRSPLDLAAEGRVLKALQGCAQRFRERQAGGGAAPGPRHALGTPNTVTNLHVGAAPGPEAAECLVCSDLALLVLFSPCQHRTVCEECARRMKKCIRCQVAVSKKLRADGSEVASAAPAPGPPRQLVEELQSRYRQMEERITCPICIDSHIRLVFQCGHGACAPCGSALSACPICRQPIRDRIQIFV
- the MIB2 gene encoding E3 ubiquitin-protein ligase MIB2 isoform X7; amino-acid sequence: MDPDPQAGVQVGMRVVRGVDWKWGQQDGGEGGVGTVVELGRHGSPSTPDRTVVVQWDQGTRTNYRAGYQGAHDLLLYDNAQIGVRHPNIICDCCKKHGLRGMRWKCRVCLDYDLCTQCYMHNKHELAHAFDRYETAHSRPVTLSPRQGLLRIPLRGIFQGAKVVRGPDWEWGSQDGGEGKPGRVVDIRGWDVETGRSVASVTWADGTTNVYRVGHKGKVDLKCVGEAAGGFYYKDHLPRLGKPAELQRRVSADGQPFQHGDKVKCLLDTDVLREMQEGHGGWNPRMAEFIGQTGTVHRITDRGDVRVQFNHETRWTFHPGALTKHHSFWVGDVVRVIGDLDTVKRLQAGHGEWTDDMAPALGRVGKVVKVFGDGNLRVAVAGQRWTFSPSCLVAYRPEEDANLDMAERARENKSAAQLRRPWAVGLPLATANLSPAPPGSLSVALDKLRAQKSDPEHPGRLVVEVALGNAARALDLLRRRPEQVDIKNQGRTALQVAAYLGQVELVRLLLQARAGVDLPDDEGNTALHYAALGNQPEVARVLLNAGCRADAINSTQSTALHVAVQRGFLEVVRALCEHGCDVNLPDAHSDTPLHSAISAGTGASGIVEVLTEVPNIDVTATNSQGFTLLHHASLKGHALAVRKILARARQLVDAKKEDGFTALHLAALNNHREVAQILIREGRCDVNVRNRKLQSPLHLAVQQAHVGLVPLLVDAGCSVNAEDEEGDTALHVALQRHQLLPLVADGAGGDPGPLQLMSRLQASGLPGSAELTVGAAVACFLALEGADVSYTNHRGRSPLDLAAEGRVLKALQGCAQRFRVRAQDEEVHQVPGGRQQEATRRRL
- the MIB2 gene encoding E3 ubiquitin-protein ligase MIB2 isoform X8, with product MDPDPQAGVQVGMRVVRGVDWKWGQQDGGEGGVGTVVELGRHGSPSTPDRTVVVQWDQGTRTNYRAGYQGAHDLLLYDNAQIGVRHPNIICDCCKKHGLRGMRWKCRVCLDYDLCTQCYMHNKHELAHAFDRYETAHSRPVTLSPRQGLLRIPLRGIFQGAKVVRGPDWEWGSQDGGEGKPGRVVDIRGWDVETGRSVASVTWADGTTNVYRVGHKGKVDLKCVGEAAGGFYYKDHLPRLGKPAELQRRVSADGQPFQHGDKVKCLLDTDVLREMQEGHGGWNPRMAEFIGQTGTVHRITDRGDVRVQFNHETRWTFHPGALTKHHSFWVGDVVRVIGDLDTVKRLQAGHGEWTDDMAPALGRVGKVVKVFGDGNLRVAVAGQRWTFSPSCLVAYRPEEDANLDMAERARENKSSLSVALDKLRAQKSDPEHPGRLVVEVALGNAARALDLLRRRPEQVDIKNQGRTALQVAAYLGQVELVRLLLQARAGVDLPDDEGNTALHYAALGNQPEVARVLLNAGCRADAINSTQSTALHVAVQRGFLEVVRALCEHGCDVNLPDAHSDTPLHSAISAGTGASGIVEVLTEVPNIDVTATNSQGFTLLHHASLKGHALAVRKILARARQLVDAKKEDGFTALHLAALNNHREVAQILIREGRCDVNVRNRKLQSPLHLAVQQAHVGLVPLLVDAGCSVNAEDEEGDTALHVALQRHQLLPLVADGAGGDPGPLQLMSRLQASGLPGSAELTVGAAVACFLALEGADVSYTNHRGRSPLDLAAEGRVLKALQGCAQRFRERQAGGGAAPGPRHALGTPNTVTNLHVGAAPGPEAAECLVCSDLALLVLFSPCQHRTVCEECARRMKKCIRCQVAVSKKLRADGSEVASAAPAPGPPRQLVEELQSRYRQMEERITCPICIDSHIRLVFQCGHGACAPCGSALSACPICRQPIRDRIQIFV
- the MIB2 gene encoding E3 ubiquitin-protein ligase MIB2 isoform X6: MDPDPQAGVQVGMRVVRGVDWKWGQQDGGEGGVGTVVELGRHGSPSTPDRTVVVQWDQGTRTNYRAGYQGAHDLLLYDNAQIGVRHPNIICDCCKKHGLRGMRWKCRVCLDYDLCTQCYMHNKHELAHAFDRYETAHSRPVTLSPRQGLLRIPLRGIFQGAKVVRGPDWEWGSQDGGEGKPGRVVDIRGWDVETGRSVASVTWADGTTNVYRVGHKGKVDLKCVGEAAGGFYYKDHLPRLGKPAELQRRVSADGQPFQHGDKVKCLLDTDVLREMQEGHGGWNPRMAEFIGQTGTVHRITDRGDVRVQFNHETRWTFHPGALTKHHSFWVGDVVRVIGDLDTVKRLQAGHGEWTDDMAPALGRVGKVVKVFGDGNLRVAVAGQRWTFSPSCLVAYRPEEDANLDMAERARENKSAAQLRRPWAVGLPLATANLSPAPPGSLSVALDKLRAQKSDPEHPGRLVVEVALGNAARALDLLRRRPEQVDIKNQGRTALQVAAYLGQVELVRLLLQARAGVDLPDDEGNTALHYAALGNQPEVARVLLNAGCRADAINSTQSTALHVAVQRGFLEVVRALCEHGCDVNLPDAHSDTPLHSAISAGTGASGIVEVLTEVPNIDVTATNSQGFTLLHHASLKGHALAVRKILARARQLVDAKKEDGFTALHLAALNNHREVAQILIREGRCDVNVRNRKLQSPLHLAVQQAHVGLVPLLVDAGCSVNAEDEEGDTALHVALQRHQLLPLVADGAGGDPGPLQLMSRLQASGLPGSAELTVGAAVACFLALEGADVSYTNHRGRSPLDLAAEGRVLKALQGCAQRFRERQAGGGAAPGPRHALGTPNTVTNLHVGAAPGPEAAECLVCSDLALLVLFSPCQHRTVCEECARRMKKCIRCQVAVSKKLRADGSEVASAAPAPGPPRQLVEELQSRYRQMEERITCPICIDSHIRLVFQCGHGACAPCGSALSACPICRQPIRDRIQIFV
- the MIB2 gene encoding E3 ubiquitin-protein ligase MIB2 isoform X3, translated to MDPDPQAGVQVGMRVVRGVDWKWGQQDGGEGGVGTVVELGRHGSPSTPDRTVVVQWDQGTRTNYRAGYQGAHDLLLYDNAQIGVRHPNIICDCCKKHGLRGMRWKCRVCLDYDLCTQCYMHNKHELAHAFDRYETAHSRPVTLSPRQGLLRIPLRGIFQGAKVVRGPDWEWGSQDGGEGKPGRVVDIRGWDVETGRSVASVTWADGTTNVYRVGHKGKVDLKCVGEAAGGFYYKDHLPRLGKPAELQRRVSADGQPFQHGDKVKCLLDTDVLREMQEGHGGWNPRMAEFIGQTGTVHRITDRGDVRVQFNHETRWTFHPGALTKALGRVGKVVKVFGDGNLRVAVAGQRWTFSPSCLVAYRPEEDANLDMAERARENKSAAQLRRPWAVGLPLATANLSPAPPGSLSVALDKLRAQKSDPEHPGRLVVEVALGNAARALDLLRRRPEQVDIKNQGRTALQVAAYLGQVELVRLLLQARAGVDLPDDEGNTALHYAALGNQPEVARVLLNAGCRADAINSTQSTALHVAVQRGFLEVVRALCEHGCDVNLPDAHSDTPLHSAISAGTGASGIVEVLTEVPNIDVTATNSQGFTLLHHASLKGHALAVRKILARARQLVDAKKEDGFTALHLAALNNHREVAQILIREGRCDVNVRNRKLQSPLHLAVQQAHVGLVPLLVDAGCSVNAEDEEGDTALHVALQRHQLLPLVADGAGGDPGPLQLMSRLQASGLPGSAELTVGAAVACFLALEGADVSYTNHRGRSPLDLAAEGRVLKALQGCAQRFRERQAGGGAAPGPRHALGTPNTVTNLHVGAAPGPEAAECLVCSDLALLVLFSPCQHRTVCEECARRMKKCIRCQVAVSKKLRADGSEVASAAPAPGPPRQLVEELQSRYRQMEERITCPICIDSHIRLVFQCGHGACAPCGSALSACPICRQPIRDRIQIFV
- the MIB2 gene encoding E3 ubiquitin-protein ligase MIB2 isoform X9 encodes the protein MDPDPQAGVQVGMRVVRGVDWKWGQQDGGEGGVGTVVELGRHGSPSTPDRTVVVQWDQGTRTNYRAGYQGAHDLLLYDNAQIGVRHPNIICDCCKKHGLRGMRWKCRVCLDYDLCTQCYMHNKHELAHAFDRYETAHSRPVTLSPRQGLLRIPLRGIFQGAKVVRGPDWEWGSQDGGEGKPGRVVDIRGWDVETGRSVASVTWADGTTNVYRVGHKGKVDLKCVGEAAGGFYYKDHLPRLGKPAELQRRVSADGQPFQHGDKVKCLLDTDVLREMQEGHGGWNPRMAEFIGQTGTVHRITDRGDVRVQFNHETRWTFHPGALTKHHSFWVGDVVRVIGDLDTVKRLQAGHGEWTDDMAPALGRVGKVVKVFGDGNLRVAVAGQRWTFSPSCLVAYRPEEDANLDMAERARENKSSLSVALDKLRAQKSDPEHPGRLVVEVALGNAARALDLLRRRPEQVDIKNQGRTALQVAAYLGQVELVRLLLQARAGVDLPDDEGNTALHYAALGNQPEVARVLLNAGCRADAINSTQSTALHVAVQRGFLEVVRALCEHGCDVNLPDAHSDTPLHSAISAGTGASGIVEVLTEVPNIDVTATNSQGFTLLHHASLKGHALAVRKILARARQLVDAKKEDGFTALHLAALNNHREVAQILIREGRCDVNVRNRKLQSPLHLAVQQAHVGLVPLLVDAGCSVNAEDEEGDTALHVALQRHQLLPLVADGAGGDPGPLQLMSRLQASGLPGSAELTVGAAVACFLALEGADVSYTNHRGRSPLDLAAEGRVLKALQGCAQRFRVRAQDEEVHQVPGGRQQEATRRRL